AGCCGTCCCGGTATCCGGTTTTCACCCCCTGTTGAATCGCCTGGGACAAGGTTCCACCCTCGATACAAAGCTCGGCGCCCATTTCCACAATGAAAACGGCAACGCCGGTATCCTGGCACAGCGGGAACACCTCCCCGGAGGCGATATCGGCATTTTTTAGCAGTCCGGCAAGCACATCGCGCCCCTGTTCGGACACTTCGGTCTTTAACGCCCGGTCCAGGGCCGCTCTGACATCGGGCGGCAGGTGATAATTGGAGCGGATGCATAGTTTTGAAACCGCCTCTGCAATCTCTTGAACCTGGATAATCCTCAAGCCACAGCCTCATTTTTCGAAATATTCGGGAACATTTTTTTGTTCTAGAACTTGTAACAATTTGAAATAGTATAAAATAATGATACAACAGTTTGCATAATAAACGGTTTTTCCGAATCACCCTTAATAGATTTAGTTCTTTGTTTATATTAACTTTATAGTTACTTTGCCGTTTGATACCGTGCATGGCACGGTAATTGTCATATAACGGGTAAAACAGAAACCCATAGAAAGAGGCGATTCTAAATTCATGAAATACATAAAACCGACAATATCCATACTTGTGTTTGCCGCGATTCTTTCAATCACAGGTTATTCCTATTATAAGCATCAGCTGGCAAAAGCGCAACAGGAAATATCCTATATGTCCGATTTGCTAACCCGTCAGGAGCACTTGATCGAGACCGAAAAACAACGCAAACGCGCTGTTCGCAAAGTACTGAATATCATCAATCGTTATAACAGCGACATGTCCGATTCGACCAAACAGGATGTGGCCAATGAAATCTATTTAATGAGCCGCAAATATGAAAATCTGAATATTGACCTGATTGCCGCCACCATCACCCACGAAAGTGCGGCTACCTGGGAACCGACGGTCACATCTCGGGCCGGCGCTATGGGACTGATGCAGATCATGCCCGCCACCGGCGCTTATCTGGCGTATGAGGAAGGCATGAACTGGACTTTTGCGGAAGATCTGCTTTTCGATCCCCTTATCAATATCCAGCTGGGCTGCCGCTATTTGAATGAACTTGTGGGCATGTACGAAGAAGACGGCGGACTCGCCGCCTACAACGGCGGACCCAGGCGCGCGGAAATGTGGATCGACGGCAACAAGGATTATAATATTCTCTGGAAAGAAACGCGGGAATATGTACCCGCAGTCATGAGACTGTACGACCGCTTCAAAGTGCAGGAAACCCTGTAAACACACAACACACACCCTCCTTGACTCCCCTTTGCACGCAAAGGGGAGTTTTTTATGCCCCCCGCCTCTTCTTTTTTCGCGCGCCGATGAAATTTATTTGTATTTGTACAAATTTTTTGTTACAATAATAGATTAATCTGTTATCATTTTACAACATCCGGAGGTGTTACAATGGGTCAGATCGTGGGCGAGGGCTATACCTTTGATGATGTTTTGCTGATCCCGAATCAGTCGAGCGTATTACCCAAACAAGTCGATATCAGCACCCGGTTAACCCGAAACATCCATCTCAAAACTCCCATTGTCAGCGCGGCGATGGATACGGTGACCGAAGCTGACCTCGCCATTGCGCTGGCGCGCGAAGGCGGCATTGGGATTATTCATAAAAACTGCTCCATCGAATATCAGGTGGAAGAGATTGACCGGGTCAAACGCTCCGAAACCGGCATGATCTACAATCCCATCACCATGACCTCGGAGCGGCCGATCAGCGATGCTCTCGATGTGATGCAGCGTTATCATATTTCCGGCATTCCCATTGTGGACCATAACATTCTGGTCGGCATACTCACCAACCGCGACCTGCGCTTTGAAACCGATTTCAGCAAAAAAGTCAGAGATTTAATGACCAAGGAAAACCTGGTCACGGTTCCTCCTGACATTTCACTGGAAGACGCGGAAAAAATCCTGCACGAGCACCGCAAGGAGAAACTGCTGGTGGTGGACGAAAACCGCACCCTCAAGGGTTTGATCACCGTCAAGGACATCAAGAACCGCAGACGCTTTCCCGATGCGACCAAAGACAAACACGGCCGGCTGCTGGTGGGCGCTGCCGTGGGCGTGGCATCGGACAGCAAAGAACGCGCCCGGGCGCTGATCGACGTCGGCGCTGACGTGATTGTGGTGGACACGGCGCACGGACATTCCCGCGGCGTCATCGACACCATCAAAATGCTGAAACAAGAACACCCGGAGATTGAACTGATTGCCGGTAACATTGCCACTCCGGAAGCCGCGGAGGACCTGATCAAAGCCGGTGTCGACAGCATCAAAGTGGGAATCGGTCCGGGCTCCATCTGCACCACACGCGTGGTCGCAGGCACCGGCGTGCCGCAGATCACAGCCATCATGCAGTGCCACGAGGTGGCATCCAAATACGATATTCCGCTGATCGCGGATGGCGGCATCAAACAAACCGGCGATGTGGCCAAAGCCCTCGGCGCCGGAGCCGACTCGGTGATGCTCGGAAACATGCTTGCGGGCACGGACGAGAGTCCGGGCGAACTGGTTTTTTATCAGGGACGCAGCTACAAAGTCTACCGGGCCATGGGGTCGCTGAGCGCCATGCGCGGCGGGCGCGGCGACCGCTATTTTCAGGAAGGCGAACGCAATGTCAAAAAACTGGTGCCCGAAGGCATTGAAGGCCGTATTCCGCACCGCGGAAAACTCAGCGATGTTATCTATCAGCTGGTTGGCGGACTGCGCGCCTCCATGGGTTATTGCGGTTCAGCAACCATCCAGGAATTGAAGGAAAAAGCCCGGTTCATCCGGATCACCCCGTCCGGGCTGCAGGAAAGTCATCCCCATGATATTACGATTACTCATGAATCGCCCAACTATATACTGAAAAAATAAAGCCGAATACATCAAATGCATCCGGCTGCAAGTCTGTTTCAGCCTGCTCTTTTTTTAAAAAAACTGTTATGCTTCCAACTGGTTGACAAAAGCCGCCAGTTCTGGATTTCTGGTTGGCTGCCTTGTTCTTGTGTTAAATTGATACCCTTGGTGGCCAGGTTGTGCAGAACAGAGCAGTCGTATCCCGATAGATCTTTTCACCTTCTTCTTTGTTCTCAACGGAACGCAGCTTTTTAATCTGACTTTTTAACCGTGTTTTGTAATGACGGCTGTGGAGTGCGATTGCGTTCACCGATTTGGATACGTTTTATTGCTGACTTGTGATTCGCCATATTAACATCACCTTTTTTTATAGTTCTAAACTTACAATCTTGAAATTTAGTCAATAAAAAATAAAAAATCAACATTTTTTTTGAGGATGAACATGAGTATACAAATCAAACCCGTTTCCGGTCAGCACCTCAAAACATTTGTAAAGCTGCCCTGGACCCTGTATCAGGACGATCCCTGCTGGGTGCCGCCGCTTATTTCCGATCAGCTCAACTATCTGAATCCGAAAAAAGGCCCGTTTTACGAGTTTGGCGACGCCGAACTGTTTCTCGCCTGCAAGGACGATGTGCCGGTCGGACGTATCAGCGCCCAGATTGACCGCCAGTACGAATCCCATCAGGACGCTGAAACCGGATTTTTCGGTTTTTTCGAAAGTATTAACGATATCGAGGTGGCTGAACAGTTGCTGCACACGGCGGAAACCTGGGTGCGGGACCACGGCAAATCGAGAATATGCGGCCCGTTTAATTTCACCCTGTACGATGCCAGCGGACTGCTGGTCAAAGGCTTTGATACCCTTCCGGTTCTTCTCACCAATTACAACAAATCTTACTATGCCGGTCTGCTGGAACAGTGCGGATACCGCAAACATATCGACTGGTACGCATTCCGCGTCAGCTCGGATCTGCACATCCGGCCGGTGTTTTACAGAATCCGGGAGCGCATCAGGCGGCAGGGCATTGTCATCAAATCCATAGACATGAAAAAACTGGATGAGGCTGTCGATTATATCGGTCCGATCTTTAATGAGGCCTGGGCCGGCAATCACGGACACGTGCCGTTAACCGATCGGCAATTGGAAGAGTTTAAAGCAGAACTCAAATATGCGATTGAACCGGATTTAACCTATCTCGCTTTTCTCGACGGACAATGCATCGGCTTTTCCCTGAGCGTCAAAGACGCCAATCCCGCCATCCAGAAAGCCAACGGCAGACTGTTTCCGTTCGGATTGTTCAAAATCATGCACGGCATGCGGCATGTAAAACGACTGCGCACCTTTGCCATGGGCGTGCTAAAAGAACACCGCAACCGCGGTCTGGATATTGTTTTTTATCTGGATACCATTGAAAACGGCATCAAAATGGGTTACACCGAATCCGAGTGTTCGGTGATTGTGGAAACCAACAATCGGATGATCGGCGCGCTCGAGGATCTGAACGCGGAGCAGTATAAAACCTTTCGCTTTTACGAAAACAGTCTGTAAACCCCGAATCCGGCAGCGCACAGTATGCAGGGGGGTACCTGCCACGCACTCTTTCAATATTTTATATCATTTTTACTTGACTTTTCTGATATTTTTTATTAGCTTTATAAAAATTCAGGGCCATTCGCGATGAAAAGCAAAAACATACAAAGCGGCGCACTGCTGCGCATTGAGAGTATGCGCGATTCTCTAAAGTCAGCTGAACAGCGTCTGTCGGATTTTATCCTGTCCAATCCCAAAGACATGGTTCACATGACCATCCAGGAGCTGGAGGCGCAGTCCGGTTCGAGTTATGCAACCATTATCCGGTTTTGCAAAAAAATCGGGTATACCGGATTCAAAGAGCTCAAACAAAGTCTGGTTCAGGATATTATTATCAACAACGAGTCTGCCAAAGTCTCTTCCCTTTTGCCGATTGAACAGGATGACAGCACCGAGTCGATTATTAAAAAAACATTTCAACATTCGCTGCAGACACTGGATAACACACAAAGCATCATCGATGAGACTGCTATTAACCGGGCCGCCACAGCCCTCAGCTCGGCACAGGAAACCCTTTTCATCGGAACCGGAACCTCGGGTGTCAGCGCCGCTTATGCGTTTGCCCGCTTTTACCGGATCGGCAAAAGAATGTATATCAGAGAATGATCCGACGGTTTACAAGATCAAGGCGTCCCTGCTCACAGAACAGGATGTGCTGTTTGCCATTTCATCATCCGGGCGTTCAGCAGATATCGTGGATGCGGCGCAAATAGCCCGTCATGGCGGAGCCACCGTGATCAGTTTATGCGATTTTGCCGTTTCGCCCTTGACAAAAAGTTCAAATATCAATCTCTACACCACACCACGCGACACGACATTGTTTTTAAACATTGACATGCCGCTGATTATCGGTCAGATTAGCATTATCGATATCCTGTTCTCCTGCTGCTGCCGGATAACGGGTCAACATGCATTTGATATGATGCATACCACAAAAAAAATAGCGGACAAGGAAAAACTCGGCAAATAATCGGAATTTAATATGGTCAACGAAAAAGGGATTGCCTCTTTTTGTCAGGAATGCGGCGCCTGCACGCATGCCTCCGGCTGCAGCAACGGTAACGGCTATGATCAGATCGTCGACCTGATCGTGGAAAAGGTCAAAAGTCAGATGCCCGCTGCTTCTGACACGGATTCGACTTTGATCCCGGTCGGGGTTTCGAACCGGCACGTGCATTTGACCGAGGCCACCTTTAAAACACTGTTTGGCGCGGACAGCCGCATTGAAAAATACAGAGATCTGTACCAGCCCGGCGAATTTCCGTCGCAAACAAATTCGTCACCGTGGCCGGTCCGAAAATGCGCAGCATTGAGCGCGTGCGCATACTGGGACCGCTGCGCAACTACGATCAGCTCGAGATATCTTTGACAGACGCTATCAATCTGGGCCTGAACCCGCCGATCCGCAATTCCGGAGATCTGCGCGACGCGGCGCCGATCACACTGATCGGTCCGAAATCCTCGATATTTCTGCCGCAGGCCGCCATCATCGCCAACCGGCATGTGCATATGCCGGGCAGCGCGGCACAGCGGTTCGGTGTAAAGAATCAGGAGTATTGCAAAGTGCGAATCGGCGGTGAAAAAAGCACCGTTTTCGAGAACGTGCTGGTGCGCGTCAACGATGCCTGGAAACTGCACCTGCATCTGGATACCGACGACGCCAACGCCGCCAATATCCGTTGTAATATGCACGCCGAATTTATTGGAAAAATGTAAGCGAAACTGTTATGAAACTGGCTAAAGTCATTGGCAACGTGATCGCCACACAGCGCGCCGGCATGCCCGGCCATCAGAGACTGCTAATTGTGCGCTACCTGGACGTCAACCTGAACCCGGTCGATCAAACCGCGGTGTGTGTGGACACAGTCAGCGCCCGCCCCGGAGATGTGGTGCTGACCTGCTCGTCATCATCAGCGCGCAAAACAGCTGCCACTCAACATGTATGTACCGATAGCGCGATTGTCTCTATCGTGGAACTCGTAACCGAAAACGGAAACAATATTTATCACAGGGATGCACCGTGAAAGTCAGTCTGGAAGATATTATCACACGGGTGGTCAAAGAGGTTGTGGCTGAGCTGATCCGCAACGGCGTCGAGATTGAAACCGCACCGCATTCATCACCCCGCTCCGACGCTGGGCAAGCGGCGCCGGCCGCAAAGTGAAACCATCGACATGTCGGGATACCAATCCCCCGTATTGACCGAACGGCAGATTCAGAGACTGCATGACTTGACGGGCCGCGTCATTGTTCCCTCCGGAACCGTGGTCACGCCCAAAGCCAAAGAGCTTTTAAAACGCAAACAAATATCACTCATCATAGAACAGAATTAAGGAGGACCCCATGGCAAAAGCTGCATTGGGATTCATCGAAACACGCGGCAACACGGGCTGTGTGAACGCGATCGACGCGATGATCAAGACGGCCGGTGTGGACCTGGTCAAAAAAGTCGAGATCGGCGGCGGTTACGTGACAGCCATTGTACGCGGAGAAGTGGGCGCGGTCAAATCCGCGATCGAAGCGGGCGCCGAGGCCGCGGCCAAAGTCAGTGAACTGGTGTGCGCCAATGTCATTCCTTCCGCGCAAAAAGATGTCTTTGAACTGATTGGAATCAAAAAATAGAGGATCACTATGCAAAAAGCGCTTGGAATTATTGAGACAAAAGGCTTTGCGACCGCCATGCAGGCGGCGGACGCCTCGGTCAAAGCAGCCAACGTGGTGTTGGGTGAATGGCTGCCGGTCGGCGGCGGTAAAGTCAACGTTATCATGCGCGGCGACGTGGCCGCGGTCAAGGCCTCCATCGAAGCCGGTGTGGCGGCAGCCTCGCAGGTCGGTGTCGTGCTGGGCCAGACCATCATTCCGCGTCCCTCGGAAAAACTGGACGCGCAATTTCCCATTGGCGAGAAAAAATCGACGGCAAAAAAATAACAGGCCTGATCCATGAGTGTGAGTGACGAAAAAATACGCAGCATTGTCAAAAAAGTGCTTGAGGATAGTCTCAGGCAGCCGTCCGCAGCGGATACAGCTGCAGACACAGCGTCCGGCTCCGATCCCGGCTGGGGCGTGTTTCAGAACATGGACGATGCCATCGAGGCGGCGCGCGTCGCCTTTGAGCGCTTTCAGTCCTTTGATCTGCAGGACCGCCGCAAATTTACCGACGCGGTGCGCCGGGTGGCGCTGGATCACAAAGAAGAATACAGCCGCATGGCGGTTGAACTGACAAAGATGGGCCGGGCGCCGCACAAAATACTCAAGCACATCAATGTGGCGAAAAACAGTCCGGGCATCGAGTATTTGCGGCCGGACGCCTGGGCCGGTAAAAACGGTCTTGCGGTGGACGAATGGTCGCCCTGGGGCGTGATCGGCAATATTTCCCCAAGCACGCATCCCAGTCCCACCATGCTGGACAATATCATCATCCAGTTGTCCGCCGGCAACACCATCGCGTTCAATCCGCACCCGGTGGCCAAACAACTGAACGCCCGGGTCATTCAGCACTGCAACCAGGCCATGACCCGCGCCGGCGCGCCGGAGAACCTGGTGACCTGTGTGGCCCACCCGACCCTGGAAAGCGCAGAGTTTATGTTTGCGCATCCGCAGACCAAACTTCTTTCCATTACCGGCGGTCCCGCCGTGGTCAAAGCCGCTATGAAGCACAGCAAACCCATCATTGCCGCGGGACCGGGCAATCCGCCGGTGCTTGTGGATGAAAGCGCGGATCTCGAACTGGCGGCCCGGGAAATTTCAGAAAGCGCCGCGTTTGACAATAATATTCTGTGCACCGCGGAAAAAGAAGTGTTTATCGTCGATTCGGTGTTTGACCGCTTTGTGCAGGCGTTCAGCACACTCGGCAACATCAAGCTCACCGGATCACAGATGGATCAGCTGGCGGACAAGGCGCTGGTCAAAGGCGAGCAAGAGTATTACATCAGCCGTGACTTTGTCGGGCGCAATGCCAGTGTTCTCGGCCGCGCTCTGGGCATGCAGGTCTCGGACGAGGTGGGGCTGCTGTTCGGAGAAACCGATGCCGATCATCCCTGGGTCCAGGCTGAACAGATGACACCCTGTCTGCCGCTGGTGCGCGTTCGGGATTTTGAGCAGGGACTTGAGGCCTGCATTCAGGCGGAACACGGATTTGAACACACCGCAAGCATTTTTACCCGAGATATGAACCGGGCGACCCGGTACAGCAAACGGATCAAAACCGATATCGTGGTGATCAACGGCCGCACCAGCCGCGGCGACGGCGGCGATCTGGGCGAAGGCTATTTTTCGCATACCATCGCCTCGCCCACGGGACACGGTATTGTGACGCCGCGGGATTTTTGCCGCAAACGCCGGATCATGACTGTCGGCGCAATGAGATTTATTTAAACACATGAGGAGCCCAACATGGCAGAGATAAAAGCACTTGGAATGATAGAAACCAACGGATTTACCCCGCTGATCGAAAGCGCGGACGCGGCGGTCAAAACCGCGAATGTAGATTTTGTGGAATGGCGCAAAGTGGGCAGCGGTTATGTCTCGTTTGTGATCAAAGGCGAAGTCGCAGCCGTGCGCTCCGCTATTGATGCGGCGCGCGAAGCCGGATCCAGAGCCGGTGAGGTGATCTCCGAACTGGTCATTCCGCGACCGGTGGACGAACTGGCAACAACCTTTAAAAAGTAAATATCCCGACAGCCGTCCTTCAGGACAGCGATGAACGGATTTTAAACCGGAGCCTATATGATATTTGCAAAGGTGATCGGAACCGTGGTTTCGGCACAAAAAGATGAAAACCTGAACGGCAAAACCCTGCTGCTTTGCCGGGAAGTGGATTGTGATCAGACGCCGCTGGACCATTATCACGTGGCTGTGGACGCCGTGCAGGCCGGTGAAGGCGATCTGGTCATTCTTTCCTGCGGATCATCAGCGCGCATGACGCACACCACGAAAAGCGCGCCGGTGGATGCCGTGGTCATGGCCATTGTGGATGACATTCAACTCGCGGAATCCGGCGTATGAGACTGGCAAAAGTCATCGGTACCGTATGGGCGGAGAACAAAGCGCCGCAATTGCAGAGCTGCCGGCTCTATATTGTCCAGCCGGTCAACTCGGACCAGAGTTACGCCTGCTGGCGGCCGTCGTGGCGGCGGACCCGCAGAATCTGGCCGGACTGCACGCACTGCGTCGTGGTTGTGACCAGCACGGATGCCGCCCAGGCGTTCCCGGACGGATTTGCGCCGGTGAACGCCAGTATCGTCGAGGTGGTGGATGATCTCAGCTAAAGCGGCGGCGGTTTTCCTGCGCCGCCACATGAAACAGACAGGATAAATGCATGTACCTGGCAAAAATTTTAAAACAAATAACAGCCGAACAAAAACACGGCGCCTATCAGGGCAAACGCGTGTTTGTGGTGCAGCCGATCAGACCGGACGGCACCCCCACGGGCGGCGAAACCGTGGCCATGGATTATGTGGGCTCCGGTATCAATGATATCGTGGTCTGCGGCGGCGCTCCCGGCGTGGCCCGGGACGTGTTCAAACTGCAGCAGGCGCCCATCCGCACCCTGATCATGGCTATTGTGGATGAACTGGATTATCGGGACGATTGAATGTTTGACAATTCCCGGACAAACTAAAGAAATTCAATGACCCTATCAGATCTACAACAAAACGGTGTCATCGGCGCCGGCGGCGCCGGATTCCCGGCGCATGTCAAACTGAACGCGCAGCCGGAGATTCTGATCATGAACGCCGCCGAGTGCGAACCGTTGCTGCACAAAGACAAAGAACTGCTGCGGCATCACACGCAAACCGTACTGCAGGGGTTTGAGACCGCCATGCAGCTGACCGGCGCCGCGCAGGGCATCATCGGTATCAAAGCCAAACACCGCGCGCTGATTAATCTGCTCAAATCACAGATCCGTGACTCTATTTCAATCATCCCGGTCGGAGATTTTTATCCGGCGGGCGACGAGGTGACCCTGGTTTATCTGACCACCGGCCGACTCGTTCAGCCGGGCGACCTGCCCCTGAGCGTCGGATGCGTGGTGCAGAACGTGGAAACGCTGTACAACATGGGACTCGAGCAGCCGGTGGTCGATACGTTCATCACGGTGGCCGGGGCAGTCGCCTCACCGCGCACCCTGCGGGTTCCGGTGGGCACAGCGTACCGGGATATTCTGGCGCAGTTCGATATCCGAACCCGGCAGTACCGCGTGCGCTCCGGCGGATTGATGATGGGCAGCCTGGAAACCAATTTGAACCAGGGGGTCACAAAATATTCAGCCGGACTTGTTGTGCTTCCCGCGGATCACGCCTGCGTCGACATGTACGAACGTTACCGGACACCGCAGCAAACCGACCGCCTGGCCAAAGCCGGCTGCGATCAGTGCAATTTCTGCACGGAATACTGTCCCCGCTACCTGCTGGGCTATCCCGTGCGTCCGGAAACCGCCATGCGCGACCGCATGTTCAATACCGGCGATCCGAAGGCGCACAGCGGCAATCAATTCTGCTGCGAATGCAATCTCTGCACCCTGTTCGGCTGTCCGGAAAGTCTGGATCCCAAAGGCGCCACGCTCATTGAGAAAAAAATGTTGCGCAACGAATCCTGGCAGGGACTGCCGGTCACGCCGCATCCCATGATGAATTACCGCAAAGTCCCGACACGCAAACTGATGCAGCGTCTGGACGTGCTGCAGTTTTCGGACAAAGCGCCGCTCAGCGATTTGAAGCTGCGTCCCGAACAGGTGCGCATCCCCCTGCGCCAGCATATCGGCGCACCCGCGGTGCCGGTTGTCGAAACCGGACAATCGCTGCAGCGCATGGACCTGATCGGCAAACCGGACGGCGATCTTTCATCCGCCGTGCATGCGTCCATATCCGGGACAGTGACAAACGTAACTGAAACTCATATTGTGATCAGAGGGAATTATGCCGGATAACGTAACCATCGGAGTGGTCGAACTCTCGAGTATTTATAAAGGCTTTGAAGTGCAGGACACCCTGCTCAAACGCGCCCGGGTTGAAAAGCTGCTGGCGCGCACGATCTGCTCGGGCAAATACCTGATCCTGGTCAAAGGCGAAATCGGGGATGTGGAAACCGCCATGCAGCAGGCGCGCGAAACCGGCGGATTTGCCATCGTACTGGCGGAAACGGTCTCCAATGTGCATCCGGACGTGCTGCGCGCCTTGTCCGGAACCGGCAGTTTGGAGACGCCTGAGGCGCCCGGACTGCTGATCATTGAAACGTTTTCCGTTGCCGCGGCCATCAAAGCGGCGGACATTGCCGTGGATGAAGCCGATATCAATCTGTTGAGAATCCATGCGGCCATGGCCATCGGCGGCAAGGGCATGATCCTGGCCACCGGTGATATGGAAGCCCTGCAGTCGGCCGCGGATCCGGCTATCGAGTATCTGAAACAGGACGGCTGTCTGGCCGGATTCACCCTGCTGTCCAATCCGCATCAAGACTTGTTAAAAGACCTCGTTTAAACAGACAGGAGTCAATATGAGCACGAACGAATGGCAATTGAAAAAAACAATCCTGGATATCGGCAAACGCCTGTGGGAACGCCGGTATGTGGCCTCGAATGACGGCAACATTACCGTGCGTATGAACGACAACGAACTGTTGACCACCCCCACCGGCGTCAGCAAGGGATTCATGACCCAGGATATGATCATAAAGATGAATATGGACGGCAAGGTGCTGTCCGGCAGTTCCAAATACCGGCCCTCCAGCGAAGCGAAAATGCACATCCAGGTTTACAAGCAGCGTGAGGATATCGCTTCGGTGGTGCACGCGCATCCCCCCTACTGCACCAGTTTCGCAGTGGCCGGCATTCCACTGAACAAGTGCGTGCTGCCGGAAGCCATTTTGACCCTGGGCGCGGTGCCGATAGCGCCGTACGGCACGCCTTCGACCATGGAAATCCCGGACTCTATCAAACCCTACGCGCAAAACTCGGACGCCATTCTGCTGGCCAATCACGGCGCGCTGACGTTCGGTACCGATCTGATCAACGCCTATCATAAAATGGAAACCCTGGAACACTCGGCCGAGATCGTGCATTACGCCATTCAGCTGGGCAACGTCAATATGATTCCCCAGGATCAGGTGGACAAGCTGATGCAGGTGCGCGAACAGATGAACATTCCGGGCAGAATTAACCTGTGCAGCGCCAACAACGGCAGCCAGGCGGACCAGATCGATGAAACTCAGATCGAATCCATCACCCGGGAAGTGATCAACCGGTTGAACAAAAGCTAAAACCGGAGCTTTTATGAAGATTCTCATTG
This genomic window from candidate division KSB1 bacterium contains:
- a CDS encoding EutN/CcmL family microcompartment protein, whose protein sequence is MIFAKVIGTVVSAQKDENLNGKTLLLCREVDCDQTPLDHYHVAVDAVQAGEGDLVILSCGSSARMTHTTKSAPVDAVVMAIVDDIQLAESGV
- a CDS encoding BMC domain-containing protein codes for the protein MPDNVTIGVVELSSIYKGFEVQDTLLKRARVEKLLARTICSGKYLILVKGEIGDVETAMQQARETGGFAIVLAETVSNVHPDVLRALSGTGSLETPEAPGLLIIETFSVAAAIKAADIAVDEADINLLRIHAAMAIGGKGMILATGDMEALQSAADPAIEYLKQDGCLAGFTLLSNPHQDLLKDLV
- a CDS encoding EutN/CcmL family microcompartment protein, with amino-acid sequence MYLAKILKQITAEQKHGAYQGKRVFVVQPIRPDGTPTGGETVAMDYVGSGINDIVVCGGAPGVARDVFKLQQAPIRTLIMAIVDELDYRDD
- a CDS encoding class II aldolase/adducin family protein, with amino-acid sequence MSTNEWQLKKTILDIGKRLWERRYVASNDGNITVRMNDNELLTTPTGVSKGFMTQDMIIKMNMDGKVLSGSSKYRPSSEAKMHIQVYKQREDIASVVHAHPPYCTSFAVAGIPLNKCVLPEAILTLGAVPIAPYGTPSTMEIPDSIKPYAQNSDAILLANHGALTFGTDLINAYHKMETLEHSAEIVHYAIQLGNVNMIPQDQVDKLMQVREQMNIPGRINLCSANNGSQADQIDETQIESITREVINRLNKS
- a CDS encoding 4Fe-4S dicluster domain-containing protein, coding for MTLSDLQQNGVIGAGGAGFPAHVKLNAQPEILIMNAAECEPLLHKDKELLRHHTQTVLQGFETAMQLTGAAQGIIGIKAKHRALINLLKSQIRDSISIIPVGDFYPAGDEVTLVYLTTGRLVQPGDLPLSVGCVVQNVETLYNMGLEQPVVDTFITVAGAVASPRTLRVPVGTAYRDILAQFDIRTRQYRVRSGGLMMGSLETNLNQGVTKYSAGLVVLPADHACVDMYERYRTPQQTDRLAKAGCDQCNFCTEYCPRYLLGYPVRPETAMRDRMFNTGDPKAHSGNQFCCECNLCTLFGCPESLDPKGATLIEKKMLRNESWQGLPVTPHPMMNYRKVPTRKLMQRLDVLQFSDKAPLSDLKLRPEQVRIPLRQHIGAPAVPVVETGQSLQRMDLIGKPDGDLSSAVHASISGTVTNVTETHIVIRGNYAG
- a CDS encoding EutN/CcmL family microcompartment protein — protein: MRLAKVIGTVWAENKAPQLQSCRLYIVQPVNSDQSYACWRPSWRRTRRIWPDCTHCVVVVTSTDAAQAFPDGFAPVNASIVEVVDDLS